Proteins encoded together in one Chryseobacterium taklimakanense window:
- a CDS encoding serine hydrolase domain-containing protein, which translates to MKILKGIAVFLAVIVVLAYTFRYEYLFKGIAKTYLRGENSATIDDGGLFPSHTVIAGTAKPWQKDENYNKKKLPEKLLRDLKASKTASFLIIKNGKLLHEEYWDGYTKDSKTNSFSMAKAVTVLLYGKAIDDGKIKSQNELYSDFYDNYANVELGKNLTLENLAKMEAGLNWNEDYKNPFTPNAKAYYGNSLAEAVFLKGFKEMPGTRFQYQSGATQLLGFAVRKAVNQPLASYLSSKIWQPLGMEHNAEWNTDDNGMEKTFCCINAIPRDFAKLGQLMLNDGKVDSLQLFNRNFIQQMRTPTKLSNEAYGMGLWINQDAKYKHYYFWGLLGQYIIVVPEKQMVIVRTGSYDNQPKDKKGRPVQVEFIVNQVADNF; encoded by the coding sequence GTGAAAATCTTAAAGGGAATAGCCGTTTTTCTGGCAGTTATTGTGGTACTTGCCTACACATTCCGGTACGAATATCTTTTTAAAGGTATCGCGAAAACTTATTTGCGCGGCGAGAACAGCGCAACGATTGACGACGGCGGTCTTTTTCCGAGCCATACAGTAATTGCCGGCACCGCAAAACCATGGCAAAAAGATGAGAATTATAATAAAAAGAAACTTCCCGAGAAATTATTAAGAGATTTGAAGGCAAGCAAAACCGCTTCTTTTCTCATTATAAAAAACGGAAAATTACTCCACGAAGAGTATTGGGATGGCTATACTAAAGATTCGAAAACCAATTCTTTTTCGATGGCCAAGGCAGTCACCGTACTTTTATACGGAAAAGCCATAGATGACGGCAAAATAAAATCACAAAATGAGCTTTATTCCGATTTTTACGACAACTACGCCAATGTTGAACTTGGGAAAAACCTCACTCTGGAAAACCTGGCAAAAATGGAAGCCGGGCTGAACTGGAACGAGGATTACAAAAATCCATTTACTCCAAATGCAAAGGCTTATTACGGCAACAGCCTGGCAGAAGCCGTCTTTCTGAAAGGTTTTAAAGAAATGCCGGGGACAAGATTCCAGTATCAAAGCGGCGCAACGCAGCTTTTAGGGTTTGCGGTCCGCAAAGCGGTTAACCAACCTCTGGCAAGCTACCTTTCATCTAAAATATGGCAACCGCTGGGAATGGAGCACAACGCCGAATGGAACACCGACGACAACGGAATGGAAAAAACTTTCTGCTGCATCAACGCCATTCCAAGGGATTTTGCTAAACTGGGGCAATTAATGCTCAACGACGGAAAAGTAGATTCCCTGCAGCTTTTCAACAGGAATTTCATCCAACAAATGCGCACGCCCACCAAGCTCTCAAACGAAGCTTACGGCATGGGACTTTGGATCAATCAGGATGCGAAATACAAACACTATTATTTTTGGGGACTTCTGGGCCAGTATATCATCGTGGTTCCCGAAAAACAAATGGTCATCGTAAGGACCGGAAGCTACGACAATCAGCCAAAAGATAAAAAGGGAAGACCCGTTCAGGTGGAGTTTATTGTCAATCAGGTGGCGGATAATTTTTAA